tatccaaaatatttaaattatctaaatttTGTAATGCTCTCCCTTAAGACTATCCATGGTATAAATAGTAAGATTATTAAGGAGTAGTGaaattgaaatgttttttttttttgcgaacaAAATTGAAATGTTTGCCATTAAGGAGTATATAATACTCTCCCCCAAAGCTATCCACCTCATCATAGGTGGATCCCAttcgaaaaaaatatttatatttgttttcagAAACTACGGTTTCATAACAGAAATTTAATTGTTTACGTTGCccatatcaaatatataatctattaataagaaaatttcatgaaaatgacaaaaaaataccTTTAAATGGAGATTCAAAATTGCCAAATGTAGAATGGTGGGTGAAGAGAATTATGGCGAAGGGGGAAGAATGTTAAGATAGTGGAATCCTTGTTGAATTGTTGATGAATATATCAAATTGGAAGGTTAATATAGATAGGTAAGATGTCAATTGTATTACAAAGAAAAGAATAGGCCATGAGAAGAAATACATGGTATAAATAGTAAGATTATTAAGGAGTAGTGAGATTAAAATGTTTGCCATTAAGGCATTTTAGTTACCTGTCCATTATTTTTGCCTTTTTGGGGACTCCAAtcccataataaaatttattttattataattcacAAATAAAGCGACTTTTCAATCTCTATAAAGAGTGTTCCATTCTCTGCTTCTTCTCTCATGCAACTCGTCTTCTCTTTGGATCTTGAGAGTATCTTACGTAAATAAGTTAGTTGCTCTCACCACTTGCAGATTTGTACtcaaaatctgattttttttttctatctctcactctccatcctccttttctattttgttcgATTGGTTTCTTTTATCTTGTTGTTGAAATCTGAGTGTAACTTTTTGGGTGGTTATGGTTTTCCTCCTGCATACATTTCATGacaaattattacataaaaatttgaaacttttgttcTGTATGCtgtaaaccctaatctttaccCATTACCTGCATGGTAGCTTCTTAGCTATttactctttcttcttctctttgtgaTTCTTGTTTGATATGATATGTCTGAACACTGAACTTGTAATTGTCATGGAGATGTCTTAACTTGGAATGATGTCTGAACTTTTAATTGTCTGAACATGGAGATGTCTGAACTTGGAATGAGCTAGCACTCTTTCGTGTTTTAGGCTAAGCAATAacatatttcctttttatttgttCAGGTTGATTTCCTGATATTCACTCAACCACAACTGTTTCAGATGTCTGAAAACATGGAGAAATCTCCGGAGCTGTCATCACTTCCAGACGACGTTACCGTTGAGATCGTAGCTCGTGTGCCCAGAAGCCATTACCCGACTCTCAACCGCGTTTCAAAGAGTTTCAGGAAACTCATTGCCTCTCCTACTCTCTACGAGAGGCGATCCCAGCTAGGCTACAAAGAACACCGTGTCTATGCTGTCCTCCGCAACCCCAATACTCATGATGATTtcggtttctacattctccacCGGAAAGTCGGCTGCAGTAACCGCTTGGTCATCGCCGGATCACTTGATCACATGTCTTACGATGGAATCTATGTCTCGGTTGGTTCGAAGGTGTACGGGTTTAGCGATCTCAATGCGCTCAGCATTGACTGCACCTCTCACACGGTTCAGCCCATCTCTCACATTCCTCAGGTTATGACTATTAGAGTTGCTAATGTCATCGACAAGAAGGTTTACCTGATTGGTGGTTCCTATTTTCCGGTTGGGTCGTGGGACACGTGGAAGAGTGAAGTCACGGTGCTTGACACAGAAACACAATCATGGGAGCCTAAGTTGGTAAAGGAAGACATGCATGTAGGTCTTGGTCCCCTTAGGTATGATTCTGTGGTGATGGAAGGTAAGGTTTACGTGAAAGGTGGCAGCAAGGACGACTCTTTTGTTTATGAACCAGAGGAAAGGAAATGGGAATTGATGGACGAGGTGTTGAGTTCTAAGGCCTGGAAGGGTGCATGTGTGGTTGACAACGTCTTGTACTATCACGATTGTCCCGGGAAGGTTCTGATGGCATATGATCCAAAGCAGATGTGCTGGAGTGTTGTCAACGGTTTGGAAGAGTTTTTGGCCGTGGAGACTGCCCACTCAATTTGGTCCGCTGCGGTGAGCTATGGCGAGAAGAAGTTGGCTCTCTTCTTTCTTAAAAAACATGACGGCAAAAATGTCATTTGCTGTGCAGAGATTGCTTTGGAAAGGCGCCAAGGAGGAGATATTTTGGGTAAGATGGAGTCGTGTGATGTTGTGATTGAGAATGGGCTGTTTGACATTGTCGAATTTGTTTCTGTTACCGTTTGATTTGATGCAGCATAATAATAGCAGTATCTCTATGTAGATCCCTTCGTATTTTAAAGGAATTATCCTAAATGCCATCTCGTGTGTTCGCAAGTTTGCTAACATTGTTTATGCATGTTAGACAAAACCTTTGAGTGTGTTGTTTTATGTTGTCGTTTAAAACTTTGGGCTATGGTCTGTTAAATTTGCTATGTTTTATTCTTGAATAATTATTGCTATGGTCTGTTAAATTTTACGAGACATTTATGTTTGGTTCCCATGTTCAACTACGATGCAAGCATTTAATAGAGATGAATTAAAGAAAGGGAAACATAGGAGTTTAAGGTGAAATAAAAACCTTAAACAAACATACACTTACCATATTGCtcgatatatatatttgtatatattgtatCTTTTGAATGGAAATGTCGtctattttagaattttacATATACATTAATCAAATAAACACTTATGGATCTTTCACGAAGGATGTGCATGCTTTGCTTTACATGAACTTGAGAAGGATCGAAGAGAATGGAGCCACATTGTATGTCTCAGCCACACCTTCCTTTACAAAATCATCCGGTGACTCGATCGAGGTTTGTGTCAGCCTAGTGCCAAACATGACAATTGAGTCGGTCATGAAAAGTCAGAGCACCAAAGAtgatgaaagaaagaaacactTACCACACGGAACCATTGCTTTGCTTTCCCCACGGTGGCAGTGGAATAAGAGCCTTGACAAAGTAGTCATGGGCGTTGAAAGCCGCATAGACGTCTTGGCCGCTTATACCATCATGGAGCCTACCAAAAACAATCATATacttaataaataattagaagCGACAATACAAAGAATGAGACATCTTTGTCAATTACGTGAAAGAGCCGTTTAGCTCAAACTCGTTCACAGCAACTTACTCCAAAGAGCCGTTTCAGACTTGGTCTGGTCCTTTGGCTCCCACTGAAGCGCATGACTCTAAAGCTAAGAGGATGAAAGATATTAACAAGGAGAGAAGAAAGGCTGCTAAGCTTAAAGGGAAAAGAATCGTTGTTTGATTTGATGAGATTTATTATTCACCTCCAAGTTTCATAAAGTTCCTTTTTGATAGTtacttcaagaaaaaaaaaagatattttgttatttttggtGGGTTATATGTTTCTTATTTCTTTGATTTTGTGTATTGTTGTACAAgatatttgacaaaaaaaagcatTTAAATGAGGGAGATTACATTCTATAATATTCTATgtaaagtttttgttttatttttgcttttatttattttaaatgtatatagAAAAGTTATACTCCAAGTCTTTGATTGGATAAAGAAATAAATCTTATCTTTTTTATTGAAACACTgaagaaataaatattcatattatgtttttatgtgaAGATTTTGACTAATTTCTATGccttgaaaataaatattttaaattttaaattattaattaggAGAAATTGTTCTTTATCAAATTTAgtgatttatatttcttattacTGTGCAGTGATTTCGTAAAAACAATATGTActtaatttaaagaaaattattacatttcagatcaatataatgatttaaTCACActttcataaaatcaaattgatAAAAGCTTGGAATAAATTTGACAACAGAAACTGTCGGAAAGCACACAttagttataaaatttttattgggccTCGCTATACTTGTATCTGATACCATATGTAAGCCCATTATGGCATgcatttatcaataaaatttcagaTGGTTggcaaaaaaatagtatataaagtCATTATGTAATTTATTGTAACATGTTAGCTTAGAATATTTTTCGAAACTAATCACATTCTCCCTCCGTTTCACAAAGATatactttttagaaaaaaaattgtttcaaaaagatagttttatactccctctgtttttaaaagatgcatattctagacttttcacatatattaagaaaactcattaaatatgcattgttttttgtgaataacaatttttcataacttttaaccaataaaaattcaataaacaccattaatttttttttgaaacttacaatttttcataaaatcattcattgaaaaagtaaaaaatgtatatttttgaaacaatttttttttccagaacatacattttttaggaacggatggaatattttttatgaatttttttttatcttcgaGAAAATTAATTTACTTTATATCCGATACCATATGTAgtcagttttaaaattttacatgtaATCAGTTTTGACGAGACATATATGTTTGGTTCATGCTCACTTATGATGCAAACTAAACGTAAGATTCGCTAATGTTGTTGCCCTACTAGACTTATTGTTGTTGAACCAGTAatttaataatacatattttgcTTTAGTCGTACTATAATTATTTCAATAGtacctaaaatttttaaatttagctTCGATTTAATCTTTTTACGCGACAATGAACGTGTTAAACAACAAACATATTTACTAACACCAGAGTAATGATTTTTGTATGTTTCAAAATCGCGtaaaataaaccaaatcatcattaattatcatttttatatttgttttcaaaaactACGGTTTCATAACAGAAATTTAATTGTTTACATACccatatcaaatatataatttattaagaaaatttcatgaaaatgacaaaaaaattacctttaaaTAGAGATTCAAAATTGCCAAATGTAGAATGGTGGGTGAAGAGAATTATGGCGAAGGGGGAAGAATGTTTAGATAGTGGAATCCTTGTTGAATTGTTGATGAATATATCAAATTGGAAGGTTAATATAGATAATAGGTAAGATGTCAATTGTATTACAAAGAAAAGAATAGGCCATGAGAAGAAATACATGGTATAAATAGTAAGATTATTAAGGAGTAGTGAGATTAAAATGTTTGCCATTAAGGCATTTTAGTTACCTGTCCATTATTTTTGCCTTTTTGGGGACTCCAAtcccataataaaatttattttattataattcacAAATAAAGCGACTTTTCAATCTCTATAAAGAGTGTGTTCCATTCTCTGCTTCTTCTCTCATGCAACTCGTCTTCTGTTTGGATCTTGAGAGAATCTTACGTAAATCCTAAGTTAGTTGCTCTCACCACTTGCAGATTTGTACtcaaaatctgattttttttttctatctctcACCCTCCATcctccttttctattttgttcgATTGGTTTCTTTTATCTTGTTGTTGAAATCTGAGTGTAACTTTTTGGGTGGTTATGGTTTTCCTCCTGCATACATTTCATGacaaattattacataaaaatttgaaacttttgtaCTGTATGCTGCAAACCCTAATCTTTACCCATTACCTGCATGGTAGCTTCTTAGCTATttactctttctt
This region of Brassica napus cultivar Da-Ae chromosome C5, Da-Ae, whole genome shotgun sequence genomic DNA includes:
- the LOC106453018 gene encoding F-box/kelch-repeat protein At4g38940-like, whose protein sequence is MSENMEKSPELSSLPDDVTVEIVARVPRSHYPTLNRVSKSFRKLIASPTLYERRSQLGYKEHRVYAVLRNPNTHDDFGFYILHRKVGCSNRLVIAGSLDHMSYDGIYVSVGSKVYGFSDLNALSIDCTSHTVQPISHIPQVMTIRVANVIDKKVYLIGGSYFPVGSWDTWKSEVTVLDTETQSWEPKLVKEDMHVGLGPLRYDSVVMEGKVYVKGGSKDDSFVYEPEERKWELMDEVLSSKAWKGACVVDNVLYYHDCPGKVLMAYDPKQMCWSVVNGLEEFLAVETAHSIWSAAVSYGEKKLALFFLKKHDGKNVICCAEIALERRQGGDILGKMESCDVVIENGLFDIVEFVSVTV